In a single window of the Streptomyces sp. NBC_00285 genome:
- the yjfF gene encoding galactofuranose ABC transporter, permease protein YjfF codes for MSATTRTPTTPESRTASRSARLLGDRRLPVLVTAGLFLAMYIAGLGRYQNYGFGEPQVFLNLFIDNSYLLVAAVGATFVIMSGGIDLSVGSVIGFTTMLTAWLVEDVGLPLLLVVPISLGVGAFGGFLMGYVIHNFEIQPFIVTLAGLFLFRGLCLVISKESIAITDSAVSTLAETRIPLGLGDLSIGAVVALVVLGVAFYVLHYTRFGRRVYAIGGNEQSALLMGLPLGGTKIAVYTMSGFCSALAGLLFMLYIQSGDPLHAVGMELDAIAAVVIGGTLLTGGSGYVLGTLFGVLVLGLIKSIIQFEGTLSSWWTKIATGVLLCAFILVQRAMTARKKT; via the coding sequence ATGAGTGCGACCACCCGGACCCCCACGACACCGGAGAGCCGTACCGCATCAAGGTCCGCGCGGCTGCTGGGCGACCGGCGGCTGCCCGTCCTGGTCACGGCCGGTCTGTTCCTCGCGATGTACATCGCCGGCCTCGGCCGCTACCAGAACTACGGCTTCGGCGAACCGCAGGTGTTCCTCAACCTGTTCATCGACAACAGCTATCTGCTGGTCGCCGCCGTCGGTGCCACCTTCGTCATCATGTCCGGCGGAATCGACCTGTCCGTGGGTTCCGTGATCGGCTTCACCACCATGCTCACGGCCTGGCTGGTGGAGGACGTGGGGCTGCCCCTGCTGCTCGTCGTGCCCATCTCCCTGGGCGTCGGCGCGTTCGGCGGCTTCCTCATGGGCTACGTGATCCACAACTTCGAGATCCAGCCCTTCATCGTGACGCTCGCCGGCCTCTTCCTCTTCCGGGGCCTGTGCCTGGTCATCAGCAAGGAGTCGATCGCCATCACCGACTCGGCCGTGAGCACGCTGGCCGAGACACGGATACCGCTGGGCCTGGGAGACCTGTCGATCGGTGCCGTGGTGGCGCTGGTCGTGCTGGGCGTCGCCTTCTACGTCCTGCACTACACGCGCTTCGGGCGCCGGGTGTACGCCATCGGCGGCAACGAGCAGTCGGCCCTGCTGATGGGCCTCCCGCTGGGCGGCACGAAGATCGCGGTCTACACGATGAGCGGCTTCTGCTCCGCGCTCGCCGGCCTCCTCTTCATGCTGTACATCCAGTCCGGTGACCCGCTGCACGCCGTGGGCATGGAACTCGACGCGATCGCCGCGGTCGTCATCGGCGGCACCCTGCTGACGGGTGGCTCCGGCTACGTCCTGGGCACCCTCTTCGGCGTCCTCGTCCTGGGCCTGATCAAGAGCATCATCCAGTTCGAGGGCACGCTCAGCTCCTGGTGGACGAAGATCGCCACCGGGGTGCTGCTCTGCGCGTTCATCCTGGTCCAGCGCGCCATGACGGCCCGCAAGAAGACCTGA
- a CDS encoding SCO2400 family protein gives MDYCNPCRRHLNGALACPGCGTSIEALRAYPAQLYIPAQAQPPSLPQQAYAAYGTEGQYGGAGDPHGGAYAGHEAGIAAATGGYGGQDAPGAYDAGTDASYGGEADTDARSDAGDSLAETVEPTGGRASRRRARGRADRVGADAGSHDVSGAPEGDHGHDDEYDEDDPDAAEGGASRRDRKAAAHRRRRRRTLLIVTGFVLAAGGLSLAELGMDAPGSSPKPAAAGGESAEGGASPQASESDSAAAHSSGTVPSGSPSPTDSTSPSASASKSEDDRVKDAEKAAQSASAAAPGGPGATPTSTATGGASTPSADPTTADPTPAPSASCARFLWWCT, from the coding sequence ATGGACTACTGCAACCCGTGCCGACGGCACCTCAATGGCGCCCTCGCCTGCCCGGGGTGCGGCACCTCGATCGAGGCGCTGCGCGCGTATCCGGCCCAGCTGTACATACCCGCCCAGGCCCAGCCCCCCTCCCTGCCGCAGCAGGCGTACGCCGCGTACGGCACCGAGGGTCAGTACGGCGGAGCGGGCGACCCCCACGGGGGCGCGTACGCGGGCCACGAGGCCGGGATCGCGGCCGCCACGGGCGGGTACGGCGGCCAGGACGCGCCCGGAGCCTACGACGCGGGCACCGATGCCTCGTACGGCGGAGAAGCCGACACGGACGCCCGGTCCGACGCGGGTGACAGCCTGGCCGAGACGGTCGAGCCGACCGGCGGGCGGGCGTCGCGACGGCGTGCGCGAGGCCGAGCCGATCGTGTGGGTGCGGACGCCGGGAGCCACGATGTCTCCGGGGCGCCCGAGGGCGATCACGGCCATGACGACGAGTACGACGAGGACGACCCCGACGCCGCCGAGGGCGGGGCGAGTCGCCGAGACCGCAAGGCGGCGGCGCACCGTCGGCGACGCCGCCGGACCCTGTTGATCGTCACGGGCTTCGTGCTCGCGGCCGGCGGTCTGAGCCTCGCCGAGCTGGGCATGGACGCCCCCGGTTCCTCCCCCAAGCCGGCCGCGGCGGGCGGGGAGTCCGCCGAGGGCGGGGCCTCCCCGCAGGCGAGCGAGTCGGACTCGGCGGCCGCCCACTCCAGCGGAACCGTTCCTTCGGGCTCGCCCTCCCCGACGGACTCCACCTCCCCGTCGGCCTCGGCGTCGAAGAGTGAGGACGACAGGGTCAAGGACGCCGAGAAGGCGGCCCAGTCGGCGTCGGCCGCGGCTCCGGGCGGTCCGGGCGCCACCCCGACGTCCACGGCCACGGGCGGTGCCTCGACCCCGTCCGCCGATCCGACCACCGCGGACCCGACGCCGGCACCCTCCGCGTCGTGCGCCCGCTTTCTGTGGTGGTGCACGTAG